The following nucleotide sequence is from Aggregicoccus sp. 17bor-14.
CTGCGGCTGTGGACGGAGCGCGTGCGCGCGGAGGTGGCAGCGGCCGCGCAGCAGCCGCACCCCATCCTGGCGAACACGATGCCGCGCTTCCTGCACTACCTGGCGGAGGCGCTCTCGCCGAACCACCCGCGGCAGGAGGCGAGCGAGGGCAGCAACATCGCGCAGGAGCACGGCGGGGAGCGGGTGCGGCTGACGGGCTACCGGCTCGAGGACCTCATCCGAGAGTACCAGCTGCTGCGCGACGTGCTGCTCGAGCAGCTCGCGCCGCTCACCGAGGCCGAGCAGCTCACGGTGCAGCGCTCCATCGACCGCGCGGTGCACGAGGCCTGCGGCGCCTACGCGCTGGTGGCGGAGGGCTTGCGCGAGCGGCTCATGCTCTCGCTCGCGCACGACCTGCGCGGTCCGCTCACGGCCGCGCGCACGGGGGCGCAGATGATCCTGCGCCGCCCGGATGCGCCCGAGGTGGCGCGCTGGGCGCAGCGCACGCTGGAGGGCCTGGAGCGGCTGGACGGCATGGTGCGCGACCTGCTGGACCTGGGGCGCGTGGGGGCAGGGCGGCGGCTGACGCTGACGCTCGGGCCCTGCGAGCTGGGCGCCATCGCGCGCAGCGTGGTGGAGGCGCTGGAGCCCACGCACGGGGCGCGCTTCGTGCTCACTGCGCCGGAGCCGGTGCCGGGCCACTGGTCCGCGGACGCGCTGCGCCGGGGCGTGGAGAACCTGGTGACCAACGCGCTGAAGTACGGCGCGAGCGAGCGCCCCATCACCCTGCGCGTGGTCGCGGTGCAGGGGCGCGCGCAGCTCACGGTGCACAACGAGGGCTCGTACATCCCGCCCGGGGAGCGCGAGAGCCTGTTCCAGGCCTTCCGCCGCAGCGCCTCCGCGGAGCAGGGCGCGCAGCGCGGCTGGGGGCTGGGGCTGCCCCTGGTGCGCGCGGTGGCCGAGGCCCACGGCGGCAGCGTGGAGGTGGACAGCGACCCCGAGCGCGGCACCACCTTCACGCTCGACGTCCCGCTCGACGCGCGCCCCTTCCAGGACGCGCCGACGAGCCTGTAGGAATTCACTCGAAGCGCAGGGGCGCCGCCGTCCCGTACGATGCCGCGTCCATGGCTCGCGCCAAGTCCTCTGCCGCAGTGCTCACGCCCCGCGCCCTCAACCGCGCCCTGCTCGCGCGCCAGCACCTGCTGCAGCGCGCGCAGCTCACCGTGCCGCAGCTGCTCGAGCACCTCGTGGGCCTGCAGGCGCAGGCGCCGAACCCGCCCTACTACGGCCTCTGGTCGCGCCTCGAGGGCTTCCGCCACGAGGCGCTGAGCGGGCTCGTGCAGAAGCGCAAGGTGGTGAGGCTCGCTCTGATGCGCTCCACCATCCACCTGGTCACGGCGCGAGACGCGCTGCGCCTGCGCCCGCTCGTGCAGCCGGTGCTGGAGCGCGGGCTGAAGGGCAACCACGGCCGCAGGCTCGTGGGGGTGGACCTGGAGGCCGTGGCGCAGGCAGGCCGCGCGCTGCTGGAGGAGCGGCCGCGCACGCTGAGCGAGCTGGGCGAGGCGCTCGCGCCGCAGTTCCCCCGGGGCGCGCCGGAGTCGCTCGCGATGGCGGTGCGCTGCCTCGCGCCGCTGGTGCAGGTGCCGCCGCGCGGGCTGTGGGGCGTGAGCGGCGGGGCGGTGCACACCACGGCCGAGGCCTGGCTGGGGCGTGCGCCCGAGGCCACGCTCACCCTGGACGCGCTGGTGCTGCGCTACCTGGGCGCCTTCGGGCCGGCGAGCGTGAAGGACGTGCAGACCTGGTGCGGCCTCACCCGGCTGGACGCGGTGCTGGAGCGGCTGCGTCCGCGGCTCGCCGTCTTCCACGACGCGCAGGGCCGCGAGCTCTTCGACCTGCCCGAGGCGCCGCGCCCCCCGGAGGACGCGCCCGCGCCGCCGCGCCTGCTCGCGGAGTGGGACAACGTGCTGCTCTCGCACGCGGAGCGCAGCCGCATCGCGCGGGCCGAGGATCTCAAGGTGAAGGTCTTCACGCAGAACGGCATCGTGCCCGGCACGGTGCTGCTGGACGGCTTCGTCGCGGGGACGTGGCGGCTCGTGCGCGAGCGCGCCGGGACCACGCTGCGCATCGAGACCTTCGGGCCGCTCTCGCGCAGGGACCGCGGGCCGCTGGGCGAGGAGGCAGAGCGCCTGCTCGCCTTCGCCGCGGGAGACGCGCCGCGCACGCAGGTGCAGTTCGTCAGACACGCGGGCGAAGCCGTCCCCTCCGGGAGGGGGGTTGCGTTACGCTAGCCCCATGTCCCGCGCCGCCCTGCTCCTGCTGCTGCTCACCGCCTGCGCGGGCGCTCGCCCCCAGACGCGCACCGAGGACGCGAAGCCGCAGCCGCCCGTGCCGTCGGCCACCGTCGCCACGCCCGAGCCGCCCCGTCCCCCCTTCCGCTCGGCGGAGGGAGGCTTCTCGGTGCAGCTGCCGTCCGCGCCCCGGGTGGAGCAGGCCGAGCAGGCCACGGGCACGGGCGACGTGCTGACGCACACCTTCACCTCGAGCGACCCGACGGAGACGACCGCGTACTTCGTCTCGTACACGGACTTTCCCGACGAGGCGCTCGCGCAGACCACGCCCGAGCGGCTGCTGGAAAGCGCGGCGCGCGCGGGCGCGGAGAGCCTGGGGACGGAGGAGGTGAGCGTCTCGCCGCTCACGCTCGCGGGCTTCCCCGGCCAGGAGGTGCACGCGCGCGCCGAGGGCCGCGAGCTGCGCGGGCGCGTGTACCTGGTGGGCCACCGCCTCTACCAGCAGCTGCTCCTGCACCCGGTGGGCGCGCCGCCCTCGGATGCGGAGCGCTACTTCAGCTCCTTCACGCTGGACCCGCAGGTGACGCGCACCCTGGTGCCGCCCGGAACCTGAGTGTCCCCTCTCGCCCTGAGAGAGGGTCAGGGTGAGGGAAGAGGCCTCCTGCCGTGAACCCGCGATGACGCCCCCTGCCGAGCCCACGCCCTCCCTCGAGGAGCTGCGCGCCCACCCTGCCTGGCGCGCACTGCCCTGGCTCGCGCTCGCGCTGCTGCTGGGCGCGCAGCTGTGGCTCTTGCCCTATCCGCGCGTGTACCTGCTCTTCGGACGGGTGCGGCTCGGCGCGCTGCTCTTCGTGGCGGCGCTGACGCTGCTCTCGTTCCTCGTGCGCTCGCGCAGCGTGCGCATCGTGGCGCTGCTGCTCGCGGCGTTGCTCTTCGCGCGCTTCGTGCAGCTGCACCAGCACCTCGCGCAGCTGTACGCGCTGCGGGACGTGGCGGCGGAGGCCTGCCGCGGCGTGCCGGACTCCGAAGCCCCCAGTCCCGAGGCGCTGGAGCGCGCGCTCGTCGCAGCGGGGCGGCCGCCCGGAGATCCGATGGCCGCGAACATCACCTGTGGGCCGGAGGGCACACGCGTGTTCGTGCAGGCCGGATACTTCGGTGGCTTCGAGACCTATCCGGCCTTCGACGCACAGGGACGGCTCATCGGCTTCTAGGTCGAGTAGCTTCGGCGCCCATGAGCTTCTCCCGTCTGTTGATGACCCTCAGCGCCGGCGTGCTCGCGGCGCTCGGGCTCGCTGCCACCTTCCTCCCGCAAGAGCTGCTCGCGCGGCTCGGTCTTTCTCCTGAGGCGCCGCTCGTGTTGCTCGTGCAGGTGCTGGGCGCACTGTGGCTCGGCTTCGCGATGCTCGACTGGATGGCGCGCGGCACCACCATCGGCGGCATCTACGGGCGCCCGCTCGTGGTGGGCAACCTGCTGCACTTCGCCGCGGCCTCGCTCGCCTTCGGCAAGCTGCTCTCGCGCGCGCCCGAGCTGCGCGCGCTGTGGCCGCTGGGGCTCGTGTACGCACTGCTCGCGCTCGGGTTCGCGGTGGCGATGTTCCGGGCGCCCGCGCCGGTGAGCTCGGGCGCGCAGTAGCGGCCTACTTCCGTCTCCCCGGAGGCGCTTCGTCCTCGGACCGCAGGTCGCGCAGCGGCACGAGCCGCCCGAGCAGTGGCCCGCCGTGCTTCAGCCGCGCGATGCGCTGCGCCGGGTAGATGCCTCGCTGGCCGGTGAGCAGGTACGCGACCACCGTGACGATGACCACGTGCGGGAGCACCGCGCCGCCCAGCAGCTCCACTGCCATGATCGAGAGGGCGAGGGGCGTGTTGGCCGCCGCGCCGAACACCGCCGCCATTCCCACGCCGGCCGCGAGCCCGAGCGGCAGCCCCAACGGCCCCGCGAGCGCGTTGCCCAGGCAGGCGCCCACGAAGAACAGCGGCGTGACCTCACCGCCGAGGAAGCCCACCGACAGCGTCACCGCCGTGAAGAGCAGCTTCAGCGCGAAGGCCCAGGGCACCAGCCCCGGGTCAACGAAGGCGCGCACGATGACCGGCACGCCCAGGCCCAGGTAGTCCCCCGTGCCCACGCCGCGCCACAGCAGCACCAGCACCGCGCCGCCCAGCGCCATGCGCAGCGGCTGGCGCGGCACGTGGCGCTCGGCGAGCCGCTTCAGCCCGTGCGTCAGCCCCACGAAGGCGACCGTCACGGCCGCCACCGCCACCCCGAACACCAGCCACTTGGCGAGCAGCAGCGGGGCTAGCGGCAGCGGCGCGGGGGTGGGGTAGGCCGTGTGCACGATGCCCACCCCGCGCGTGACGAGGTCTCCCACCACCGCCGCCACCAGCGCGGGCAGCAGCGCGTGGTAGCTCACCTGGCCCACGCTCACCACCTCGAGCCCGAACACCACCCCGGCGATGGGCGTGCCGAACACGCTGCCGAAGCCTCCGGCGATGCCCGCGGCGAGCAGCTCGCGGCGCGTGGGCACCGAGACGCGGAAGCGGTGCGCGATGGCGTCCGCGAGGCTCGCGCCCATCTGCACCGCGGTGCCCTCGCGCCCCGCGCTGCCGCCGAACAGGTGCGTGAGCACCGTGCCCACCAGCGCGATGGGCGCCATGCGCAGGGGCAGCTGCGCGCTGTCCTCGTGCACGGTGTCGATGACCAGGTTGTTGCCGCCGCGCACCGGGCGCCCGAAGCGCTCCTGCAGCAGCCCCAGCACCAGGCCCCCGAGCGGCAGCGCCCACACCAGCGCCTCGTGCTGAAGGCGCACCTGCGTCGCGCGCTCCAGCAGGAAGAGGAACAGCGCCGAGGCGAGCCCCGCCGCCACGCCCACCAGCGCGCCCAGCAGCAGCCACTGCGCGAAGGCCCTCCCCGCGCGGCCGATGGGCGGCAGCGGCATCAGGTGTTTCCCCCACCCGCGCGCGCGAGGAGCCGGCGGGGGAAGCGCCGGCCCAGGGGCTCGCCGCACGCCCGGGCGCGTGCCCTCGGCGCATGGGGGCCCTGGACGGACAAGGGCGACTCAGCGGCACTGCGCCTACCCTCAACCCAGGGTGCGAGTGCGGGCGGAGCAGGAGTGGAAGTGTCCGCGTGCATGAGGAGCAGGCAGGGTAGACCACGAATGCGCGTGGCGCGATTGCACCATTGCACTTGAGTTGCAGAAAGGCGCTGGCCGTTCGCTCGCTGGGCAACGCGGATGCACACGGCGGCTGCCTTTGCAGTGGCACTGCGTTAGGGAAGACCCATGACTCTCAAGAAGCGCACCACCTCCACCGCAGCCCGCGTCGCCCGTAGCCGTGTCCCCGACCTGCAGGAGCGCCTGCGGTCGGCGGGGCTGCGCAGCACGGCGCCCCGGGTGGCGGTGCTGCGGCAGCTGCAGCGCGCCGCGCGCCCCGTGAGCCACGCGGAGCTGGTGGAGCGGCTGGACGGGGAGGGGCTCGACCGGGTGACCCTCTACCGCAACCTCAATGACCTCGCGGACGCAGGGCTGCTCGCGCGCACGGACCTGGGCGACCACACCTGGCGCTTCGAGCTGCGCCCCGAGGGCACCGGCGCGCACGCCACCCTGCACCCGCACTTCACCTGCACCCGCTGCGGCACGGTGTCCTGCCTCCCCGAGGACGCGGTGACGCTGGCGCGCGGCCGGGGCCTGCCGGGCGCCGTCTCGCGCAAGGCCGTGGAGGTCACCCTGCGGGGCCGCTGCGATCGCTGCGGCGACCGCTCGTGAGCGCACCCGTCTCGCGCTACGACGCGATCGGCCAGGGCTACGCACTCACCCGCCGCGAGGACCCGCGCTTCCGCGAGCGCCTGCACGCGGCGCTCGGCGACGCGCGCACGGTGGTGAACGTGGGCGCTGGCACCGGC
It contains:
- a CDS encoding sensor histidine kinase KdpD codes for the protein MDSSASHRLLTGNARILRLWTERVRAEVAAAAQQPHPILANTMPRFLHYLAEALSPNHPRQEASEGSNIAQEHGGERVRLTGYRLEDLIREYQLLRDVLLEQLAPLTEAEQLTVQRSIDRAVHEACGAYALVAEGLRERLMLSLAHDLRGPLTAARTGAQMILRRPDAPEVARWAQRTLEGLERLDGMVRDLLDLGRVGAGRRLTLTLGPCELGAIARSVVEALEPTHGARFVLTAPEPVPGHWSADALRRGVENLVTNALKYGASERPITLRVVAVQGRAQLTVHNEGSYIPPGERESLFQAFRRSASAEQGAQRGWGLGLPLVRAVAEAHGGSVEVDSDPERGTTFTLDVPLDARPFQDAPTSL
- a CDS encoding winged helix DNA-binding domain-containing protein, encoding MARAKSSAAVLTPRALNRALLARQHLLQRAQLTVPQLLEHLVGLQAQAPNPPYYGLWSRLEGFRHEALSGLVQKRKVVRLALMRSTIHLVTARDALRLRPLVQPVLERGLKGNHGRRLVGVDLEAVAQAGRALLEERPRTLSELGEALAPQFPRGAPESLAMAVRCLAPLVQVPPRGLWGVSGGAVHTTAEAWLGRAPEATLTLDALVLRYLGAFGPASVKDVQTWCGLTRLDAVLERLRPRLAVFHDAQGRELFDLPEAPRPPEDAPAPPRLLAEWDNVLLSHAERSRIARAEDLKVKVFTQNGIVPGTVLLDGFVAGTWRLVRERAGTTLRIETFGPLSRRDRGPLGEEAERLLAFAAGDAPRTQVQFVRHAGEAVPSGRGVALR
- a CDS encoding chloride channel protein, encoding MPLPPIGRAGRAFAQWLLLGALVGVAAGLASALFLFLLERATQVRLQHEALVWALPLGGLVLGLLQERFGRPVRGGNNLVIDTVHEDSAQLPLRMAPIALVGTVLTHLFGGSAGREGTAVQMGASLADAIAHRFRVSVPTRRELLAAGIAGGFGSVFGTPIAGVVFGLEVVSVGQVSYHALLPALVAAVVGDLVTRGVGIVHTAYPTPAPLPLAPLLLAKWLVFGVAVAAVTVAFVGLTHGLKRLAERHVPRQPLRMALGGAVLVLLWRGVGTGDYLGLGVPVIVRAFVDPGLVPWAFALKLLFTAVTLSVGFLGGEVTPLFFVGACLGNALAGPLGLPLGLAAGVGMAAVFGAAANTPLALSIMAVELLGGAVLPHVVIVTVVAYLLTGQRGIYPAQRIARLKHGGPLLGRLVPLRDLRSEDEAPPGRRK
- a CDS encoding Fur family transcriptional regulator yields the protein MTLKKRTTSTAARVARSRVPDLQERLRSAGLRSTAPRVAVLRQLQRAARPVSHAELVERLDGEGLDRVTLYRNLNDLADAGLLARTDLGDHTWRFELRPEGTGAHATLHPHFTCTRCGTVSCLPEDAVTLARGRGLPGAVSRKAVEVTLRGRCDRCGDRS